In Massilia violaceinigra, one DNA window encodes the following:
- a CDS encoding tetratricopeptide repeat-containing response regulator, producing the protein MIVDPKPTANLATSIQLVDWAGKNYLVVDDFIGIRQLLRESLRNLGAKNIDQASSGGEAIAMLARIRYDVVLCDYNLGEGKNGQQVLEEARVRNLLLPSSVWLMVSAEKGIESVMGAAEHQPDAYLIKPITEGVLLTRLNRVWQKKQVFKQIDQAFAEKDYLRAAKMCDSQIVASKVHEMELLRMKARLMLKSGEPEKARETYERVLQERDYQWAKAGLAKIRMANGEYEQARQMFQGVIAENRYYIDAYDQLALTYQGMGQHEEACAVLERAAKLSPNSVMRQRSLGQVSLKLGNVAMAEKAFRKCISIGEYSVMKTVDAYLGLARVCGLKHDTKEAMQLLVLAQREFPGEQIQLRSKITEGMVYHESGDFQRARKAGDELDEMLIGSSERPDTPTCLELATLLFFVGHRESPVELLCYVIKNNHDNLQLLDDVQKIFDHVHMGDEGLALIRSSRKEASDLMNQGVSLWKTGKLPEAVAWMRSARMSLPNNLRILFNSAQILISHMQQLGYDPALAAEATEVLLHVDKILPGQQRFAQLMEQLAALAPGAGAEADGVDPG; encoded by the coding sequence ATGATCGTCGATCCCAAGCCGACCGCCAACCTGGCCACCAGCATCCAGCTGGTCGACTGGGCCGGCAAGAATTACCTGGTGGTGGACGACTTCATCGGGATCCGCCAGTTGCTGCGCGAAAGCTTGCGCAACCTGGGCGCCAAGAATATCGACCAGGCATCGAGCGGCGGCGAAGCTATCGCCATGCTGGCGCGCATCCGCTACGACGTGGTGCTGTGCGATTACAACCTGGGCGAGGGCAAGAACGGCCAGCAAGTGCTGGAAGAGGCGCGCGTACGCAATTTGCTGCTGCCGAGCAGCGTCTGGCTGATGGTGTCGGCCGAGAAGGGCATCGAATCGGTCATGGGCGCGGCCGAGCATCAGCCCGACGCCTACCTGATCAAGCCGATCACCGAGGGCGTGCTGCTGACCCGCCTGAACCGCGTGTGGCAGAAGAAACAAGTGTTCAAGCAGATCGACCAGGCTTTTGCCGAAAAGGATTACCTGCGCGCGGCCAAGATGTGCGACAGCCAGATCGTGGCCAGCAAGGTGCATGAAATGGAATTGCTGCGCATGAAGGCGCGCCTGATGCTCAAGAGCGGCGAGCCGGAAAAGGCGCGCGAAACCTACGAGCGCGTGCTGCAGGAGCGCGATTATCAATGGGCCAAGGCGGGCCTGGCCAAGATCCGCATGGCCAACGGCGAATACGAGCAGGCGCGCCAGATGTTCCAGGGCGTGATCGCCGAAAACCGCTACTACATCGACGCTTACGATCAGTTGGCGCTCACTTACCAGGGCATGGGGCAGCACGAGGAAGCCTGCGCCGTGCTCGAGCGCGCGGCCAAGCTGTCGCCCAATTCGGTGATGCGGCAGCGTTCGCTGGGGCAGGTGTCGCTCAAGCTCGGCAATGTGGCGATGGCTGAAAAAGCATTCCGCAAGTGCATTTCAATCGGCGAATATTCGGTCATGAAAACGGTCGACGCTTATCTGGGCCTGGCGCGGGTCTGCGGACTCAAGCACGACACCAAGGAAGCGATGCAATTGCTGGTGCTGGCCCAGCGCGAGTTTCCCGGCGAACAAATCCAACTCCGCAGCAAGATTACCGAGGGCATGGTCTACCACGAGAGCGGCGACTTCCAGCGCGCGCGCAAGGCCGGCGACGAGCTCGACGAGATGCTCATCGGCAGTTCCGAGCGTCCCGATACGCCCACTTGCCTGGAACTGGCGACCTTGCTGTTTTTCGTCGGGCACCGCGAGTCGCCTGTCGAGCTGCTGTGCTATGTGATCAAGAACAATCACGACAACCTGCAATTGCTCGACGACGTACAGAAAATCTTTGACCACGTCCATATGGGCGACGAGGGGCTGGCGCTGATCCGCTCGTCGAGGAAGGAAGCGAGCGACCTGATGAATCAGGGCGTGTCGTTATGGAAAACCGGCAAGCTGCCCGAGGCCGTGGCCTGGATGCGCAGCGCGCGCATGAGCTTGCCCAACAACCTGCGCATCCTGTTCAACTCGGCGCAGATCCTGATTTCGCACATGCAGCAGCTCGGCTATGACCCCGCCCTGGCGGCCGAAGCGACCGAGGTGTTGCTGCACGTGGACAAAATCCTGCCCGGGCAACAGCGCTTCGCCCAGCTCATGGAACAGCTCGCCGCACTGGCGCCGGGAGCGGGCGCTGAGGCCGATGGCGTTGACCCAGGCTGA
- a CDS encoding PhaM family polyhydroxyalkanoate granule multifunctional regulatory protein, which translates to MLKPPMPNIPGVGAVTDTLDFVKNLWGSMAVPGMSFPNMAMPPVSLDELDKKIADLKAVEAWLNINVSMLRGTIQTMEVQRGTIATLKSMGATLAAAVKQPGADEKSVLAAAPFASAFFTQPAPAKAPAPEPAKEQKDAPPANAMSNPVAWWNMLQEQFNQAVTTAMTPEAGTEKAGDAAGNAAPSAARPSAADAANASQGEPESEAKAATRRAKPKTGA; encoded by the coding sequence ATGCTGAAACCACCCATGCCCAACATCCCCGGTGTCGGCGCCGTGACCGACACGCTGGACTTCGTCAAGAATTTGTGGGGTAGCATGGCCGTGCCGGGGATGTCTTTCCCCAATATGGCCATGCCGCCTGTCTCGCTCGACGAGCTGGACAAGAAAATCGCCGACCTGAAAGCCGTCGAAGCCTGGCTCAACATCAATGTGTCCATGCTGCGCGGCACCATCCAAACCATGGAAGTGCAGCGCGGTACGATCGCCACCCTGAAATCGATGGGCGCGACCTTGGCGGCTGCCGTCAAGCAACCTGGTGCGGATGAGAAATCGGTGCTGGCGGCGGCGCCGTTCGCGTCGGCATTTTTCACCCAGCCGGCCCCCGCCAAGGCGCCTGCGCCCGAGCCAGCCAAAGAGCAGAAAGACGCGCCACCGGCGAACGCGATGAGCAATCCCGTAGCGTGGTGGAACATGCTCCAGGAACAATTTAATCAGGCGGTGACCACTGCAATGACGCCCGAGGCGGGCACGGAGAAGGCGGGAGACGCTGCCGGGAACGCGGCGCCGTCCGCGGCGCGGCCGTCGGCAGCGGACGCGGCCAACGCGAGCCAGGGCGAGCCGGAGAGTGAGGCCAAGGCCGCAACCCGGCGCGCCAAGCCGAAAACCGGCGCCTGA
- a CDS encoding DUF3108 domain-containing protein, whose protein sequence is MTIASFLSRRRRALAIGTATVLLHYLAISFVGARIGPAPATAPDPEPVTIVAQLHAPAPVAAPLPPPKPTPKPAAARPRAPARSTPVPAAPVAEVNSEAEAGGAGDAADAAPAPVQASVAEVAPAVELAPEPPPVAEAAPAEPVKPALKVSLPPSAELNFDVARTDRDGGTWSGLSTISWKQAGGAYKLSMEASVSVLVARVNLVLLTSEGTVGADGIVPRTATEKRRGKTQTATHFGGADGKITFSASERSYPMVAGAQDKASFLLQLAAIGRADSAQLASGVELFVGEEKDANPFGFVLVGKEEIDTRMGRMATWHVARPPRPGAYNSRLDIWLAPAHNWYPVQIRNTESNGSVTTQTIRKILITDSGN, encoded by the coding sequence ATGACGATCGCATCCTTTCTCTCCCGACGACGCCGCGCGCTGGCGATCGGCACGGCGACAGTGCTGCTGCATTATCTGGCGATCAGTTTTGTCGGTGCGCGTATCGGTCCGGCGCCGGCCACTGCGCCGGACCCGGAACCGGTCACCATCGTCGCCCAGTTGCACGCGCCGGCGCCGGTGGCAGCGCCCTTGCCGCCACCGAAGCCGACACCGAAGCCAGCTGCCGCGCGGCCGCGTGCGCCGGCCAGGAGCACGCCCGTACCGGCCGCGCCCGTCGCCGAGGTGAACAGCGAGGCCGAGGCTGGCGGCGCGGGCGATGCCGCCGATGCGGCGCCGGCGCCCGTTCAAGCGAGCGTTGCCGAGGTGGCGCCCGCCGTGGAATTGGCGCCCGAGCCGCCGCCCGTGGCAGAAGCGGCACCGGCGGAACCGGTCAAGCCGGCGCTCAAGGTCAGCCTGCCGCCATCGGCCGAGCTGAACTTCGACGTGGCGCGCACCGACCGCGACGGCGGCACCTGGTCCGGCCTGTCGACCATATCGTGGAAGCAAGCGGGCGGCGCCTACAAGCTGTCCATGGAAGCGAGCGTGAGCGTGCTGGTCGCGCGCGTGAACCTGGTGCTGCTCACCAGCGAAGGCACGGTCGGCGCGGACGGCATCGTGCCGCGCACCGCCACCGAAAAGCGGCGCGGCAAGACCCAGACGGCCACCCATTTCGGCGGGGCGGACGGCAAGATTACCTTTTCCGCCTCCGAGCGCAGCTATCCGATGGTGGCCGGGGCCCAGGACAAGGCCAGCTTCCTGCTGCAGCTGGCCGCCATCGGACGGGCCGACAGCGCCCAGCTGGCCAGCGGCGTCGAGCTGTTCGTGGGCGAGGAAAAGGATGCCAACCCGTTCGGCTTCGTGCTGGTCGGGAAGGAAGAAATCGATACCCGGATGGGGCGGATGGCGACCTGGCACGTCGCGCGGCCGCCGCGCCCGGGGGCCTATAACTCACGACTGGACATCTGGCTGGCACCGGCACACAACTGGTATCCGGTGCAGATCCGCAATACCGAGTCGAACGGCTCGGTCACGACCCAGACCATCCGCAAGATTCTCATCACCGATTCAGGAAACTAA
- a CDS encoding DUF3108 domain-containing protein, with protein sequence MRPTLLTHLLGGAVLAGTFSGASVFAGEHEAQLRPVNMPPSADLHYTLKARQKGLSLSGEAQVAWRAGEGKYSLVTETKAQMLGKILDSRSEGKIDNYGIAPDQFVEKRYRKEATTATFDRAAKILSFSAGKETYPLLGGEQDRSSAQWQLAALARAQPDKFTPGSEWRLFVAGRKDAQPWSFKVVKREKIATGLGEVEAVHLIKAPPPGAKDQAIDLWLAPAHDWYPVQLRYSDEEGEFIEQTVDKISKK encoded by the coding sequence ATGCGACCTACACTATTGACACATCTGTTGGGCGGCGCCGTACTGGCCGGTACCTTCTCCGGCGCCAGCGTATTTGCGGGCGAACATGAGGCGCAGCTGCGTCCGGTCAACATGCCGCCATCGGCCGACCTGCACTACACGCTCAAGGCGCGCCAGAAAGGGCTGAGCCTGAGCGGCGAAGCCCAGGTGGCCTGGCGCGCGGGCGAGGGCAAGTACAGCCTCGTCACTGAAACGAAAGCCCAGATGCTCGGCAAGATCCTCGACAGCCGCAGCGAAGGCAAGATCGATAACTACGGCATCGCGCCGGATCAGTTCGTGGAGAAGCGCTACCGCAAGGAAGCCACCACGGCCACCTTCGACCGCGCCGCCAAGATCCTCAGTTTTAGCGCGGGCAAGGAAACCTATCCCTTGCTCGGCGGCGAGCAGGACCGCAGCAGCGCGCAGTGGCAACTGGCGGCGCTGGCGCGCGCCCAGCCGGACAAATTCACGCCGGGTTCGGAATGGCGCCTGTTCGTGGCCGGGCGCAAGGATGCGCAGCCGTGGTCGTTCAAGGTGGTCAAGCGCGAAAAGATCGCGACCGGGCTGGGCGAAGTCGAGGCGGTGCACCTGATCAAGGCGCCGCCGCCGGGTGCCAAGGACCAGGCCATCGACCTGTGGCTGGCGCCGGCGCACGACTGGTATCCGGTGCAATTGCGCTACAGCGATGAAGAAGGCGAGTTCATCGAGCAGACGGTCGACAAGATCAGCAAGAAATAA
- a CDS encoding AAA family ATPase has translation MFHIKSLELVHWDYWQRIKNIPLDAKIITIAGQNGSGKTTLLDALRTLFGLDCSMGRTYKHYARHSGQQTAWIRSVVDNKAVGRQLSNRPFRSSGFFSDDEVTLFCKIEKNGGDWKRQYLMRPGNIQIEEVNDATDWLGVENYRKRLHNAGLSPAMAKVLALEQGETDKLCEYAPRQLLDLVFQVFGDKEVLDAYDEAKRHQRDTETELKRFESELEASRTNLEGLRLRVVNYHQWEDLHKERRNLLEEVLPSLEYHEAREKAAAGSRALRDARKPMAQADTQLIEKRNALAAQAKALSDAQQQETLLEQEATVLGSRLTQVNARLKPLDSLLEQKERLQKLAADSGADIAEVAAQLDQKEAELARQRQLRDALASRILTEKSTISALQGKSAMPEPDAVRGMRRALRDDGIPHAMLSDIVEVTDPKWQGAVEGVLGGYASVVLLERAKDAAAAYRLAEKERYRHFIVPECIKAPAVKDDSLLSVVRFSAAAPPWLIDQLARIERVDSVEKGFKLHKDAEWITPDAYHRERRGGRSLFVEVSRYRFGTAGRTQRMEALQKSLPALEAQEDAFTLAISRLAYEVGALKARIAGVDAAKELAARQAEFDEALRGTVPLKAERLEVGARLGELQALTKAATVARTRADTTWQNARMSLSEAEAGLRLGHKRQIEQRADHARALLELRRAWRHLPQGWRRPARRASLVAEHQNAHQVDLRVASLEHSLARDDWELDATVIDQHHRLNEQLQGRQTETDERRYQNNRAIEATANARGAYIERLRYTIKTYSKNIKELGELAGIEVHADPVKLENEDVQLSQAGLHVRFKFDGKDQIGMNDGEASGGQQVMKSLVLLIGLLKSEDGSGGFVFIDEPFAHLDIRNIQLVGEFLKNTEAQYLMTTPLTHNTDVYDPSELTLITSKKKKDMPWAQPIFVLQRRVTPAVAV, from the coding sequence ATGTTCCACATTAAATCGCTCGAACTGGTCCACTGGGATTACTGGCAACGGATCAAGAACATCCCGCTCGACGCCAAGATCATCACGATCGCCGGCCAGAACGGCTCCGGCAAGACCACCTTGCTCGATGCGCTGCGCACCCTGTTCGGCCTCGATTGCTCGATGGGCCGCACCTACAAGCACTATGCGCGCCACTCGGGGCAGCAGACCGCGTGGATCCGTTCCGTGGTCGACAACAAGGCGGTGGGGCGCCAGCTGTCGAACCGGCCGTTCCGCAGTTCGGGCTTTTTCAGCGACGATGAAGTCACGCTGTTCTGCAAGATCGAAAAGAACGGCGGCGACTGGAAGCGCCAGTACCTTATGCGTCCGGGGAATATCCAGATCGAGGAAGTCAACGACGCCACCGACTGGCTCGGCGTCGAGAATTACCGCAAGCGCCTGCACAACGCCGGCCTGTCGCCGGCCATGGCCAAGGTACTGGCGCTGGAGCAGGGCGAAACCGACAAGCTGTGCGAATACGCGCCGCGCCAGCTGCTCGACCTGGTGTTCCAGGTCTTCGGCGACAAGGAAGTGCTGGACGCCTACGACGAAGCCAAGCGCCACCAGCGCGACACCGAGACGGAACTGAAGCGCTTCGAGAGCGAACTGGAAGCCTCGCGCACCAACCTGGAAGGCTTGCGCCTGCGCGTGGTCAATTACCACCAGTGGGAAGACCTGCACAAGGAACGGCGCAACCTGCTGGAAGAGGTTCTCCCGAGCCTCGAATACCATGAGGCGCGCGAAAAGGCGGCCGCGGGTAGCCGCGCGCTGCGCGACGCCCGCAAACCGATGGCGCAGGCCGACACGCAGCTGATCGAAAAGCGCAACGCGCTGGCGGCGCAGGCAAAAGCGCTGTCCGACGCGCAGCAGCAGGAAACGCTGCTGGAGCAGGAGGCGACGGTGCTGGGCAGCCGTTTGACCCAGGTCAACGCCAGGTTGAAACCGCTCGACAGCCTGCTCGAACAGAAGGAGCGCCTGCAAAAGCTGGCCGCCGATTCGGGCGCCGACATCGCCGAAGTGGCGGCCCAGCTGGACCAGAAAGAAGCCGAACTGGCACGCCAGCGCCAGTTGCGCGATGCGCTGGCCAGCCGCATCCTGACCGAAAAGTCGACCATCTCGGCCTTGCAGGGCAAGAGCGCCATGCCCGAGCCGGACGCCGTGCGCGGCATGCGCCGTGCGCTGCGCGACGACGGCATCCCGCACGCGATGCTGTCCGATATCGTCGAAGTGACCGATCCGAAGTGGCAGGGCGCCGTGGAAGGTGTGCTGGGCGGGTATGCCTCGGTGGTGCTGCTCGAACGCGCCAAGGATGCCGCGGCCGCGTACCGGCTGGCCGAGAAGGAGCGCTATCGCCACTTCATCGTCCCCGAATGCATCAAGGCACCCGCAGTAAAGGATGACAGCCTGTTGTCGGTGGTGCGTTTTTCGGCCGCCGCTCCGCCATGGCTGATCGACCAGCTGGCGCGCATCGAGCGGGTCGACTCGGTGGAGAAGGGCTTCAAGCTGCACAAGGACGCCGAGTGGATCACGCCGGACGCGTATCACCGCGAACGGCGCGGCGGCCGCTCGCTGTTCGTCGAAGTATCGCGCTACCGCTTCGGCACGGCCGGCCGCACCCAGCGCATGGAAGCGCTGCAAAAGTCCTTGCCGGCGCTGGAAGCGCAGGAAGACGCGTTCACGCTCGCCATCAGCAGGCTCGCTTATGAAGTGGGCGCGCTCAAGGCCCGCATCGCCGGGGTCGATGCGGCCAAGGAACTGGCCGCGCGCCAGGCCGAATTCGACGAAGCCTTGCGCGGCACGGTGCCGCTCAAGGCCGAGCGCCTGGAAGTCGGCGCGCGCCTGGGTGAACTGCAGGCATTGACGAAAGCGGCCACGGTGGCGCGCACGCGCGCCGACACCACATGGCAGAACGCGCGCATGTCCCTGTCGGAAGCCGAAGCCGGGCTGCGGCTCGGTCACAAGCGCCAGATCGAGCAGCGCGCCGACCACGCGCGCGCCTTGCTCGAACTGCGCCGCGCGTGGCGCCATCTGCCGCAAGGCTGGCGCCGTCCGGCGCGGCGCGCCTCGCTGGTGGCCGAACACCAGAATGCGCACCAGGTCGACCTGCGCGTCGCTTCGCTGGAACACAGTTTGGCGCGCGACGACTGGGAGCTCGACGCCACGGTCATCGACCAGCATCACCGCCTGAACGAGCAGTTGCAGGGCCGCCAGACCGAGACCGACGAGCGGCGCTACCAGAACAACCGCGCGATCGAAGCGACCGCCAATGCGCGCGGCGCGTACATCGAGCGGCTGCGCTACACCATCAAGACGTACAGCAAGAACATCAAGGAGCTGGGGGAACTGGCGGGCATCGAGGTGCATGCCGATCCGGTCAAGCTGGAGAATGAAGACGTGCAGCTGTCGCAGGCCGGCCTGCACGTGCGCTTCAAGTTCGACGGCAAGGACCAGATCGGGATGAACGACGGCGAAGCGTCAGGCGGGCAGCAGGTGATGAAGTCGCTGGTGCTGCTGATTGGTTTGCTCAAGTCGGAAGACGGGTCGGGCGGGTTTGTGTTCATCGATGAACCGTTTGCCCACCTGGATATCCGGAATATCCAGCTGGTGGGCGAGTTCCTCAAGAACACCGAGGCGCAGTATTTGATGACGACGCCGCTGACGCACAACACGGATGTGTACGACCCGTCGGAACTGACGCTCATCACCAGCAAGAAGAAGAAAGACATGCCGTGGGCGCAGCCGATTTTCGTGCTGCAGCGGCGCGTGACGCCTGCGGTGGCGGTTTGA
- a CDS encoding S9 family peptidase, whose protein sequence is MRHRLPMVPLTMSLLAAAPNAHSQYQLPPAQLQAIVDAPRAPALGLSPQRNLAMMVDTPALPSIAEVAQPELKLAGLRINPRTYSPSRFSFGTGLKLLDIATQKEIKIMGLPRQLRLADSAWSPDQRYLAFTHVTYADRDGASGVELWLVDINTRIARRLTAQPLSYLDGSGFTWMPDAKGLLLHLKPIGRGKAPQSTGVPGGPILQDSQVSVGARQLRTYQDLLKNEEDARLFEHYASSQLALVDLSGKLRLIGNPELFTNVSVAPNGKLLLASVLQRPFSYVVPASAFPRRVDVRDLSGKPVHLVVEKPLEEGLPPGNDAVSAGVRKVSWRVDAPATLVWAEAQDGGDPAKAAEVRDIVYSHAAPFAGEPKVLARLGSRYDRVVWGNGDVALLGEGWYKTRAVKIWRIQPEHDTVAPELLFSYSAEDRYNNPGSPVTMPDSAGRPRLVLGADSTILLGGSGASNEGDRPFLDRFNLTTKAKERLFQSEAPYYESIVTVLSDDGTRLLTTRESPTERPNFYVRDLNRSGAAQLTALTNFPHPTPQLKDVQKEQIRYKRADGVDLTATLMLPPNYEAKRDGPLPLLMWAYPQDFKSASAASQTTGSPFRFNAISYWGPAPMLAMGYAVLDNPSMPIVGAGDAEPNDSYLPQLVANAEAAVAEVVRRGVAERHRIAIGGHSYGAFMTGNLLAHTRLFKAGVARSGAYNRTLTPFGFQSEEREFWKAKEVYQAMSPFNNADKIKDALLLIHGEQDNNSGTFPMQSERMFQAMKGLGGTARLVMLPNESHAYRARESIMHMLFETNSWLDKYVKNAKP, encoded by the coding sequence ATGCGCCATCGCCTCCCTATGGTCCCGCTGACCATGTCCCTGCTCGCTGCCGCACCCAATGCGCATTCCCAGTACCAGCTGCCGCCGGCGCAGTTGCAGGCCATCGTGGATGCGCCGCGCGCCCCGGCGCTGGGCCTGTCGCCGCAGCGTAACCTGGCGATGATGGTCGATACGCCGGCCCTGCCCAGCATCGCGGAAGTGGCGCAGCCGGAACTGAAGCTGGCCGGCCTGCGCATCAATCCGCGCACCTATTCGCCGAGCCGCTTTTCCTTCGGCACGGGTCTCAAGCTGCTTGATATCGCGACCCAGAAGGAAATCAAGATCATGGGCTTGCCGCGCCAGCTGCGCCTGGCCGACAGCGCCTGGTCGCCCGACCAGCGCTACCTGGCCTTCACCCACGTCACCTACGCCGACCGCGATGGCGCGTCCGGCGTCGAACTGTGGCTGGTCGATATCAACACCCGCATCGCGCGGCGCCTGACCGCGCAGCCGCTGTCCTACCTGGACGGCTCGGGCTTTACCTGGATGCCGGACGCCAAAGGCCTGCTGCTGCACCTGAAACCCATCGGGCGCGGCAAGGCGCCGCAGTCGACCGGCGTGCCGGGCGGCCCGATTCTGCAGGACAGCCAGGTCAGCGTGGGCGCGCGCCAGCTGCGCACCTACCAGGATTTGCTGAAAAATGAAGAAGACGCGCGTCTGTTCGAGCACTATGCCAGCTCGCAGCTGGCGCTGGTCGACCTGTCGGGCAAGCTGCGCCTGATCGGCAATCCCGAATTGTTCACCAACGTGTCGGTGGCCCCCAACGGCAAGCTGCTGCTGGCCTCCGTGCTGCAGCGCCCCTTCTCGTACGTGGTGCCGGCATCGGCCTTTCCGCGCCGCGTCGACGTGCGCGATTTGAGCGGCAAGCCCGTGCACCTGGTGGTCGAGAAGCCGCTTGAAGAAGGCCTGCCACCGGGGAACGATGCCGTTTCCGCCGGCGTGCGCAAGGTCAGCTGGCGCGTCGACGCCCCGGCCACCCTGGTCTGGGCCGAAGCCCAGGATGGGGGCGATCCGGCCAAGGCGGCCGAAGTGCGCGACATCGTGTATTCGCACGCCGCGCCCTTCGCCGGCGAGCCGAAGGTGCTGGCCAGGCTCGGTTCGCGCTACGACCGCGTGGTCTGGGGCAATGGCGATGTCGCCCTGCTGGGCGAAGGCTGGTACAAGACGCGCGCCGTCAAGATCTGGCGCATCCAGCCGGAGCACGACACGGTGGCGCCCGAGCTGCTGTTCTCCTACTCGGCCGAAGACCGCTACAACAATCCCGGTTCGCCCGTGACAATGCCCGACAGCGCGGGCCGTCCGCGCCTGGTGCTGGGGGCCGATTCGACCATCCTGCTAGGTGGCAGCGGCGCCTCGAACGAAGGCGACCGTCCGTTCCTGGACCGCTTCAACCTGACCACCAAGGCCAAGGAGCGCCTGTTCCAGAGCGAGGCGCCGTATTACGAGAGCATCGTGACGGTGCTCAGCGACGATGGCACGCGCCTGCTGACCACGCGCGAGTCGCCCACCGAGCGCCCCAACTTTTATGTGCGCGACCTGAACCGCAGCGGCGCGGCGCAACTGACGGCGCTGACCAATTTCCCGCATCCGACCCCGCAGTTGAAAGACGTGCAGAAGGAGCAGATCCGCTACAAGCGCGCCGACGGCGTCGACCTGACCGCCACGCTGATGCTGCCGCCGAACTACGAAGCGAAGCGCGACGGCCCGCTGCCGCTGCTGATGTGGGCTTATCCCCAGGACTTCAAGAGCGCCAGCGCGGCCAGCCAGACTACCGGCTCGCCATTCCGTTTCAATGCGATCAGCTACTGGGGCCCGGCGCCGATGCTGGCGATGGGCTACGCGGTGCTCGATAACCCGTCGATGCCGATCGTCGGCGCCGGCGACGCTGAACCGAACGACAGCTATCTGCCGCAGCTGGTCGCCAACGCCGAAGCGGCGGTGGCCGAAGTGGTGCGGCGCGGCGTGGCCGAGCGCCACCGCATCGCCATCGGCGGGCACTCGTACGGCGCCTTCATGACCGGCAACCTGCTGGCCCACACGCGCCTGTTCAAGGCCGGCGTGGCGCGCAGCGGCGCCTATAACCGCACGCTTACCCCGTTCGGCTTCCAGTCCGAGGAGCGCGAGTTCTGGAAGGCGAAGGAGGTGTACCAGGCCATGTCGCCGTTTAATAACGCGGACAAGATCAAGGATGCGCTGCTGCTGATCCACGGCGAGCAGGATAACAATTCGGGCACCTTCCCGATGCAGAGCGAGCGCATGTTC